The genomic stretch CGCACAGCAGCGAGGCAACCAGTGTAAATTTCATCATAATGCCCTCCTTGAAAATACCGTTTGTCATTACAGATATTGTCCAAAGTATGCAGCTACCCGCGCATGGGCCAAAAGTCCCACTGCGGACGCTGCGCTCTATTTGAAGGTTTTGCCGGAGGCTTTTATGGCGGCCAGCGTTTTTTCGGGAGTAAAAGGCGGCTCCCAAAGCCGCGCGCCGGTGGCGTCGCAGACGGCGTTGGCTATGGCGGGCAGGGGGCCGTTGATTCCTATCTCGGAAACCGATTTCGCGCCGAAGGGGCCGTCCGGCTCGTAATTGGGCAGCAGTATGGTGCGCAAGGGCGGCGCGTCATGCGAGGAATACATCCGGTAGCCCCTGAAACCGGGGTTCTTCACCGCGCCGGAGCGGGAAAACTCCAACTCCTCAAAAAGCGCGTAGGACAGGCCGTTTAACACCGCGCCGTCGTTTTGCCCCTCGGCCAGCGCGGGATTGATGGCGGTGCCGCATTCCACGGCGGCGACGTAATCCAGTATCTTTATCTCGCCGGTGCGGGTGTCCACCTCCAGCTCCGTAAAATGAGCCGAGAACGGCGGCGGCGACGATTGCGCCGTATGCGAGGCCGACGCTATTATCTGATGCTGGTCCCTGTAATAAAGCGAGGTGTTGGCCACCTCGGAAAGCGGGCAGCCAAGCCCGGATTTGGCGACGACCCTGCCGCCCTCCAGCCGCAGGTTTTCCGGCTTCTCATGCAGGATGCCGGCGGCGACGTCCAGAATCATGTCGCGCACCTTCTCGGCTGTTTTCTTGACGGCGTTGCCCGAGATGAAAGTGGTGGACGAGGCGTATGCGCCCACGTCAAAGGGCGTCAGGTCCGTGTCGGAGGAGTGGACTATCATGTCGCTGTGGCGCACGCCCAGCACCTCGGCGGCGATTTGCGCCATTATGGTGTCGGAGCCGGTTCCCAGGTCCGTCGCGCCCAGTATGAGGTTGAAGGATCCGTCGTCGTTCATCTTGATGGTGGCCGAGGCCATGTCCACTTCCGGTATGCCCGACCCCTGCATCATGCACGCGCAGCCCAGCCCGCGCCTGAGGGGGCCGGACTGGTTTTTGTAGCGCTTTTTCTTGTCATACCAGCCTATTGCCTTGATTCCGGCGGCGATGCACTGCTCCATCCCGCAGGATTTCATCACCTGTTCCACGCCCTCGCGCCCCTCGCCCATCGCCTTGAATATGGGCGAGCCTTCCCCCTGCCGGATATAGTTTTTAAGCCGCAGTTCCACCGGGTCCATGCCGATGGCGGCAGCCATTATGTCCATCTGCGATTCTAGCGCGAAATACGCCTGTGTCGCGCCGTAGCCCCTGTAGGCGCCGCACACCGGCAGGTTTGTATAG from Elusimicrobiales bacterium encodes the following:
- a CDS encoding molybdopterin cofactor-binding domain-containing protein; translation: MAEKTGFAIVNTRAVKLDALGLACGAAEFADDWNPPHMLAGKILYSPHAHARIESIDTSAAEKTPGVFAVLCHKNVPRIRHTTAGQGFPEPSPYDTLIFDDKMRFVGDRVAAAAAETAEIAEEALSKIKVEYEILRPVFGIEEAMAEGAPVIHDEDDSKNIPDAGRNICASYDLEVKQGEWFAEADFVAEHVYKTQYAQHCALEPHTVIAYFDGNGRLVLRTSTQVPFHVRRIVARALGIAVKNIRVIKPRIGGGFGSKQEIFLEQAAAALALAAKRPVKLELSRKEVFVSSRTRHPGIMRVKSGVRKDGTITDLQLSVALGNGGYGAHAMTVMMCAGSHTLPFYQAKNNKFTGRTAYTNLPVCGAYRGYGATQAYFALESQMDIMAAAIGMDPVELRLKNYIRQGEGSPIFKAMGEGREGVEQVMKSCGMEQCIAAGIKAIGWYDKKKRYKNQSGPLRRGLGCACMMQGSGIPEVDMASATIKMNDDGSFNLILGATDLGTGSDTIMAQIAAEVLGVRHSDMIVHSSDTDLTPFDVGAYASSTTFISGNAVKKTAEKVRDMILDVAAGILHEKPENLRLEGGRVVAKSGLGCPLSEVANTSLYYRDQHQIIASASHTAQSSPPPFSAHFTELEVDTRTGEIKILDYVAAVECGTAINPALAEGQNDGAVLNGLSYALFEELEFSRSGAVKNPGFRGYRMYSSHDAPPLRTILLPNYEPDGPFGAKSVSEIGINGPLPAIANAVCDATGARLWEPPFTPEKTLAAIKASGKTFK